The Miscanthus floridulus cultivar M001 chromosome 6, ASM1932011v1, whole genome shotgun sequence genomic interval TTTAGGTTGTGAAGGAAACTATGAGATTCTACACTGCATCTCCACTGGTTGCAAGGGAAGCATCCGAGGATGTTGAGGTTGGAGGGTACCTCCTGCCCAAGGTAAGAGACATCATCTGCAGTTCTGCACAGGCAGCGTGCTAGTAGCAAGCAACGTTCAGTGGTGCATATAAAAAAAACTGTCACTAGTAACAAGCATCTGTCTAACACATTTGTGACACCCTCATAGGGCACATGGGTGTGGCTGACGCCCGGCGTGCTGGCGAAAGATCCGAAGGACTTTCCAGACCCGAACGTGTTCCGGCCGGAGCGTTTCGACCCGGAGAGTGAGGAGTGCAAGCGAAGGCACCCCTACGCGTTCATCCCCTTCGGCATCGGCCCCCGGCCGGGCATGCATCGGCCAGAAGTTTGCCATGCAGCAGCGCTGAAGCTAGTCGTCATCCACCTCTACCGCAAATACGTCTTCAGGCACTCGCCCAGGATGGAGTTTCCCCTGCAGTTCCAGTACTCCATTTTGGTCAACTTCAAGTATGGTGTCAAGGTCCAGGTCATCGAGAGGAAGAACTGATGCACGCATTATTAGCAGAAGTTCCAAACAGAATATGCATCTCTATGACTCTATGCTATACAGAATATGCATCTATATGCTGTCCTCCACTACGTGAAGTGTTGTAAATACCAAAATCTTGAACAAATCAGCGCCACCTCTAGCAGGCGTACGTGTAATAATACTGTAATAGCATATAGTGGCCGATGACATGCATggttgtatatatatacatgacatATTTCTCTGTGTGCTTACTTTAGGCCGCCCATGGCAAGAGTTCGAGTCGAGGCTCCGTAGGTTGCATCATCATCCTCTAACAAAGCATACGTTACAGTTTGGAGCTACAAAATCTTCCCCAAACACTACATCACTCATGTTATGGCCGACCACCTAAGCTCTAGCCCACTACGCGAGACGCACGCGAGCATGTGTTTCATTTTCCATTTTTGTTAACTTCACAATAGTTACATACATTTACGCTTAAGTAAGCATGTGTCTCGCCTTCCACCTTTCTTAACTCACAATAGTTACATACATTTCGATCTCTTGTCATTTTTTCATACATCATTAATCATCTATTGCACCTACATTTATTATGGTTCTTGAAATTTAGTTAATTTAGTTGAAATAAGATTGGGCAAAGTCCAATTCAATCCAACGAAGATAGCTAACTCATTATCAATGGTAGGGTTAGCCTATATGATTGCAAACATTGAAAGCAGTAAATTTCTTTTCTATCTCTCACTCTATCCTCATATGTTCGTCCTTCACTCCTCTTACGTTACTTGGTCTATCGTCCCTCACTCTCACCCTTCCCGTTTTGAGTTCGGAGCTGCAAAATGATTCTCACTATTCTCTCTTTGAGTTTAAAGCTACAAAACTTTCATAGGTGTCACACCCCAATCCACCTAATGCCATACGTGTCGCGGCGTACGTGCCGGAGTGTGGTTTGTCTTCCGCTTTATTAAAACTCACAATAGAATAATAGATGCACACAATAGTCactcatttaagttgagtcaatctTCTGTCAATTTTCCACACATGATTATACTTTTATTGTGCTAGCATTTATTATGGACATGAGCACCCAGATTAGGCTAATTAAGCCCAATAAAATCCAATAAAAATAGGTAGCTCATTATCATCGGCACGAGCATCGTTCAAACAGATTATACATCCAATTACAATATCAGAGCATATTTACTAGTATAATATTCAAAGCCACAAATTTTCTGTTCATCCTTCGCTCTCACCCATTTTCATTAGTCTGCTACTCTCTTTCCTTCACTTTCCACACCTCTTCTTCCATCTCTTGGTTATCATCCCTCACTCCCACTCTTCTCACTCCAACACGGGTCGGTTATAGTTTGGAGTTGTAGAACCTTACTAGCACCGCTTATGTCATGGCCTCTCCGCCTAAGCCTGAGTCTATGCCACGATGTGCGCTGGTGTGGGGTTCGACTTCATCTTTTATTAACCTCACAGCATGTGCATACAATAATCATCCATTTAAGATGACTCAATTTCTAGTTTATTTCTCTTATGATTAATCTTTTATTGCACCTAGAGTTCATTATGAGCCttgaaatttatttgatttagttAAAATAAGGTTGGGCCAAGTCCAATTAGATCCAACAAAGATAGATAGCTCATTATCATCCGTTATCACACTCTCTCCCAAGTTGTATGTCCTATTGCAATGCAAGTTGTACTTGCAacgggcatgtttgctagtaCAATATTAAGgggagaatttttttttcatCCATGATCATTGTCTCTCTCCCCATACGTATGTCCCTTACTTTCAACTTTTTTTTCTTTCATTCATTTCTCATTACGATGTCCCTCGCTCCATCCTATCCCCCCACCTTTGTTCTTTCTTCCTTCGGACTACCGTTTCTCATTCTCACCCATTGCCCACCCACAACAGGAGTCCTAGGCCTAGCCTTACCAGCCTAGGAACAGGAATATGGCCTACGTTTCCGTTCCCATGTTCGACGTTCCGGGAACGTCTATGTTCTTGTTCCCACGTTATAAAATGGTACCCCAAGCTTCCATTCCTTTTCCGAGAACGGGAACATGGCCCACGTTCCTATTCTCATGTTTCACGTTCCGGGAACATCTACGTTTCGGGAACGCAAACGGAAATTTCCACGTTATAAAATGATACCCCAAACTCCCGTTCCCGTTCCAGTTCCAGGACCGGGACCGGGAACATGGCTGTGCTAAGGGCCCAGCTGAGGTGGTCTATCCTCCAACAAGGTTTTACTACATGTAGCTATAAAACCTTTGTTGGTGTTGCACCATCATGTTGTGGTCTGAACATAGCTTGCCTTTCACCTTTCTTAACCTTGACTTCATGTAAATCGAAACAACTATTTGTAACAGTCGCTGTCAACTTCattcaaaaatattttttttcagaTAATTAAGGCACTTTAAATCTGATTATCTGAACCAAAGATTTCATAACATCAACAACCAGTCGGCCGTAATTAAATAGACTAATTGCCTAGAGCAAATCAAGTGAATGCTCAACATAAGTTGGCTTCGGACATGAATACCTTTGTCAGAAGGGGGTTTGAACAGGGTAAAAAGGACAAAAGAGAGCAATAGTAATCTATAATTTACAAGAAAATAATGAACAAAACAATAGTAGGTCCTGTGTTACCCTATTTCACGTGATAAAGCTCCTACATGATGCCCTCCTCCAAGCAAATCTCCTGAGCAGAGAGCAGAGTTTCCTGTAAAAATTCTATTTTGCAGTGTCTCATCATGTAACGCATCCTCGGCGACCTGTGTGGACCTGATTTGGAGGTCATGAATGATGTTCTTCCTCGTGAGAAGATGTTGTGTTTCCATGTGCATGAGTTGGATGGTTGTATTTCTTGAAGACCCGCTCTTGGTTTTCCCTCCACCATTCTTCAGCCTGATTCTCTGCAAATCTCCTCTTGCTGTCCAAACAGACAAGTTTCAGTCTATAGTGAAAGTTAAGGTAAAACCATAGTAATTTCAAATTCAGAATTTTTACTCCATTGAAGGGGGAAAATGGTACCTGAATCGTACCCGCTTGAATACTTTGGTACCGTCCTTCAGCTGGATAAGTGTCACATATACGCCAGGTTCAAACTGCTCAATTAACTGCACCTCTCCATGGGTACCATGTTTCGGGGCAAAATAACCATGGGCCTTTGCACTGTTTTCCATGAAACGATGGGATGGGGATTCACTTGTGATGGAAATGGCTGAGCCACTAGCAGAACTGCCATCTTGAGACATTGTCAGGTAACCTACACCTCCTGACTtatgagtgaccaaatcatatctTCCACTTCCACCACTGGATAGGTGAAGATGATCACGTTCCATTGGATTCATGAGTTCTGATGGGTGACCTGATTGTTCCCTCAAGAGAGACTGTGTCTTCATTTGCAAAGCTTTCATGCTGTCGGCAGCATCAACAGGCAGTTTATCCACAATACCCTTGAGCTGCAAAAGAGTGGTAGATTAATGTGTGTACACCAGCCACATAAACCCATTGATAGATCAAATCATCAAACTGGAATGACATTTTCAATTCTATCAACTTATTAAAAAAAGAATTTCATGAATGGAAACTATCTTTAAAGTTAGACCATATCATGTAAATTCATAATATAAAGGATATGAAACACAAGCTTTCAGAAGTGCATGCAAATCTTTACAGTACCTCATGATCAACAAATTTGACAAACTCCACGGCAGCATTACGTTTTGAGGATTCTTCAGTGGCCATAGAGGCAACTGACTTAGCTTTTTTATCTGATTTCTGAAgctgctcatgttgtgcttcgcACTTTTGTTTCAAATCCTCAACCTGTTAAAAAGATAATACTTCAACAAAGCAGCTAACCATAACGAATTATATATGAAGTATACTACAGCAGCTTGCGTACTTTTTTGTCAAAATATCAACCTGTTGAAGACATAATACTTTGACAAAGCAGCTAAACGTGACAAATTAGAAAGTACAATACAGCATCGTACTTGCCTGAGACTGCAATTTCAGAAGTTCTTGATTCAGCAAGTCATTTGACTTCTGCAAGTGATCAACATCAACTTTACAGCTCTGTGGAATAGCAGAAGCAGGAGGTGATTTTGCTTTCTTTGTGTATGGAGATGGAGGTGCCAAAGAAAATGCCGGTATTGCAGGCGACATAGCTAGTGCTGGTGACATTCCCATAGGTTGAAGCCCACCACCAAATTGGGCAGCAAAACCAAGATCTTTGAACTGTAGTAGAGCCGAAGCTTGAGATGCCTTCATGATCGAATCTGCAGTTTTCATATCACTTTTAGCTGCTTTTACCTCCATATACTTGACTGGCTCTGCTGACGATGTTGCCACAAGCCTAGGAGGCCTTATTTCTGGCCTCTCTGGTTTTTCTCTACTATCAGTAGAGCGACGAGTAGCAGCATTTCTTCTGTTGGCATTGCTACTGCTGGTATCTGCATTCTTCAATTTCAGGAAACATGAATCACATACACGATGCGGTTTGCCAGGAGTTGGTGCCAGAGCAGCCTTGAGCACTTTTCTTGAACTGCAAGCATGGCAGTGTACTAGCCCACAGTTGTAGCAATTATGTCTCTTTCTCGTGAAACCAAATGCCTGCCTACAACCTGTGCAAACAGACTGATCTGCTCCTGACACCCACTTATGTATGCAAATACATGTAGTGAAGTTTGAACCGCATGATATACTTTTGACATGCCGATCTTTAAATGCTTCGACAATAGTTGGTGCCTTTTTGTCATTGAGGTCACCATGACCAAGTCTTCCATTGGCACCCATTCCCCATGTGTAGACTTCGCTTCTTGACGTTAGAACTGCAACATGGGCGGCTCCACATGAGATCTCTTCAACCAACTCGTGAGCTAGTTTATCTTTGACCAAGCAAGGTTGTTTACCATCAGATTTTGGATTTCCGAGCTGACCATTGTCAGAACTACCCATGGTATACACATGACCAGATGTAGCAAGGGCAACAGTCATGTTTTGTCCACAGGCCAGCTGATGAAAATTGTGCTCAAGAAGCGCTTGAACACAAGTAGGAATCAGCCTAGCTTCTTTGTCCCCTTGGCCTAAACGATTCTTATCTCCATCACCCCAGGTATACAGCTTCTTAGACACCACATTCATGCCTGTCTGAACAGTGGCCTCCACAATTGCTGCAGAATGCCAGACTCCGCATGCAACTTTGATAGTTCTAAATCCATTCAAGGCTTCCACTTCTTTTGGGTACGCGGAGCTTTCACGGTTTCCATGCCCAAGAGCACCAAATGTTCCATCACCAAATGTGTAGAGTCTTCCAGTTGACGTGATCAGAGCTGAATGCCATGAGCCACATGCAACAGATAGTACCTGAAGTCCCTCCAAGGGCCCTGAGACATGTTTTGGAAGCCAATGGCTAGCCCCAGTGTCGTATCCAAGCAATCCAGCATGGTAAGAACCATCCCCCCAATTGAACAGATCACCAGAAGCAGATATAGCACAGGTATGGAACTCTCCGCATGAAATAAAATCAACTATGGTCACGGATATTGACTCTACAAGCTTGGGACGACTAATATCTGTATCAGTTCCATGACCAAGGCGCCCGCCAAGTTCCTCGCCCCATGTAAACACCTCCCCTTGCCTGGTAGTAAGAGCAACATGCCTTGAACCACATACTATCTGATTAACATCTAAGACAACATCTGATTCTAAAGGTTTGGGGATCAAAACGTCTACTTTTGAGCATGACGAGGTTGTGTGTCCATCTGATGGGGCCGCATCAGTCCAAACTTCACCCCATACATAAACATCACCAAGGGATTCTATGTCATCTGTTCCAGAACCCTGACTGGAAGAGCTAGGGGCGGCACTGGAAATACTAAGTCGAGTACTATCTGCACCACTAGTTCTTATCATATTTGCACGATCAGATCCAGCATCTGATCTTCGGAAACTAAAAGAACTGCCTCCGCAATAACCTGCTGTGTTAAAACTACGTGAAATACTTGAAGCAATATCTAGTGTTGAATCATATGGATGACTATCTTGATAATATGATACATCCTGGAAAGCAAAACCACAAATTAGATCACAATATACTGCATTTCGTAAATCAAATAAAGATACATACAAATCTCAAGCTACATAAGAACTAAGAACAAGTCTAGGATGGGTAGCTACAGGGTGGAAATGTCGAAGTATGGATGCTCATTCTTCACAGGAAAATTCAAGGCACAAACATATAGCTGACTATCGATCTCAAACTTTAAGCTTCCAAACATGCAAGTAcctattttgttttagtaaaaATAATCTCCAAGTGTAACTAGGGGAAATCAAACATATAATAATATTAAGTGCATGTATAATGATGTATAAAAAGCAATCCTACCTTATTAACATACTCTCATTTGGCATCAGAACATCAAATTGACATAGAAACAATAAACCACACGCCCGGAAGAAAAGGAGAACTGTTTAGGAACACAAACTCACATCAGAGAATGATACTCTATCTTTGTGCTCATCAACTGAAGAATTTCTATGGCATGAACTTATTAACCCCTCGAGTGCTGAAAACCAAACTTCAACTTCAACTTGATCTTTGCAAACCTATATAGAAAGAAAGAAATCCACGGTACAACTGTCATCATTATATTATTCTATCGTAGCTTTAATATATTTAGTATCGGTTAATGGTTAGAAGCTCACAAATTTATCTTTACCAGATCAAGGGAACGTTGACCGTTCTTGTATATGAGTGAAAATGATAGATAGTCCTTT includes:
- the LOC136456439 gene encoding PH, RCC1 and FYVE domains-containing protein 1-like, producing MTPDENALITLKKGSKLIKYSRKGKPKIRSFRLSSDETALIWYSHKKEKFLRLSSVSKVIPGQRTAVFRRFLRPEKDYLSFSLIYKNGQRSLDLVCKDQVEVEVWFSALEGLISSCHRNSSVDEHKDRVSFSDDVSYYQDSHPYDSTLDIASSISRSFNTAGYCGGSSFSFRRSDAGSDRANMIRTSGADSTRLSISSAAPSSSSQGSGTDDIESLGDVYVWGEVWTDAAPSDGHTTSSCSKVDVLIPKPLESDVVLDVNQIVCGSRHVALTTRQGEVFTWGEELGGRLGHGTDTDISRPKLVESISVTIVDFISCGEFHTCAISASGDLFNWGDGSYHAGLLGYDTGASHWLPKHVSGPLEGLQVLSVACGSWHSALITSTGRLYTFGDGTFGALGHGNRESSAYPKEVEALNGFRTIKVACGVWHSAAIVEATVQTGMNVVSKKLYTWGDGDKNRLGQGDKEARLIPTCVQALLEHNFHQLACGQNMTVALATSGHVYTMGSSDNGQLGNPKSDGKQPCLVKDKLAHELVEEISCGAAHVAVLTSRSEVYTWGMGANGRLGHGDLNDKKAPTIVEAFKDRHVKSISCGSNFTTCICIHKWVSGADQSVCTGCRQAFGFTRKRHNCYNCGLVHCHACSSRKVLKAALAPTPGKPHRVCDSCFLKLKNADTSSSNANRRNAATRRSTDSREKPERPEIRPPRLVATSSAEPVKYMEVKAAKSDMKTADSIMKASQASALLQFKDLGFAAQFGGGLQPMGMSPALAMSPAIPAFSLAPPSPYTKKAKSPPASAIPQSCKVDVDHLQKSNDLLNQELLKLQSQVEDLKQKCEAQHEQLQKSDKKAKSVASMATEESSKRNAAVEFVKFVDHELKGIVDKLPVDAADSMKALQMKTQSLLREQSGHPSELMNPMERDHLHLSSGGSGRYDLVTHKSGGVGYLTMSQDGSSASGSAISITSESPSHRFMENSAKAHGYFAPKHGTHGEVQLIEQFEPGVYVTLIQLKDGTKVFKRVRFSKRRFAENQAEEWWRENQERVFKKYNHPTHAHGNTTSSHEEEHHS